One segment of Megachile rotundata isolate GNS110a chromosome 6, iyMegRotu1, whole genome shotgun sequence DNA contains the following:
- the LOC143264694 gene encoding uncharacterized protein LOC143264694, producing MRITLALMAVLLTCFAIQVESRAKKTTQLSLQSKETNVVNFMRILMMRLVFGVATAMGLGENLSGVLGGIFVPPGADDYSDYADDDLVPDLF from the exons ATGAGAATTACGCTCGCTCTGATGGCAGTTCTCCTTACTTGTTTCGCG ATTCAAGTTGAGAGCCGGGCAAAGAAAACCACGCAATTATCTCTGCAAAGCAAAGAGACGAACGTGGTGAATTTTATGAGAATACTTATGATGAGGCTTGTTTTCGGGGTTGCAACGGCGATGGGTCTCGGCGAAAATCTTTCCGGCGTACTTGGGGGAATTTTTGTACCGCCCGGAGCTGATGATTACAGTGATTACGCCGACGACGATCTCGTACCTGATTTATTTTAA
- the LOC100883575 gene encoding protein-lysine N-methyltransferase SMYD4 isoform X2 has product MEWQGVLRVLRLLGKIDNKSQENKIKREDELMIQLLGDESIKKILCSWLEKLNSERDVKSIEKAEEFKKNGNKHFQMKQYNESIQMYTKSALYAPADSPNLSIAFANRSASLFYLNRYNDCIKDIALAVSLNYPKQLCHKIYLRELHCYLKLGKKQLAKETVLKIQKMVHDPTYEITPAMKESIDKNISEITFSDSTIQSEEQYTCDLSKVKSQIIFEENKNFPNASASIDIKYNEEVGRHVVANKFINKGEILFVEKPISIVLIPNESISDRCHNCNCFIGDIPIPCKTCLYTYCGEKCLNEAWSLYHCWECPGSQMRLWGQVGITHLASKVLFNCSTMSDKIRFNQLQNLVSHFDKIPDADLRVNGIAAMMLTIYLSEYTNFFETTNLENCLISKFSDNAFNSNFNISTKIGKHLYVSSLLLRYIHQLTVNAAGIIHSNVIEDDVQINIVATGIYPSASMMNHSCNPNIIKIYMDQYLIVRAVEDIFPTEEIFNSYVATYRYKKTKARQKLLELYYFSCKCEACTVPELKYFVETCNAKKCLKCNGALCQMQHNVFCISCGDTSQHYEKTKVIQAKQLYKKAQNSISSGESLTALFQIEECLRIRKTVLYEYNQKILDCWALKRNVLFRRGLYDQNVKCWMS; this is encoded by the exons ATGGAGTGGCAAGGAGTATTAAGAGTTCTTAGATTGCTCGGAAAAATAGACAATAAGtcacaagaaaataaaataaaacgcgAAGATGAATTGATGATACAACTATTGGGTGATGAAAGCATAAA aaaaattttatgCTCATGGTTGGAAAAACTTAATAGCGAAAGAGATGTTAAGAGTATTGAAAAAGCAgaagaatttaagaaaaacgGAAATAAACACTTTCAAATGAAACAATATAATGAAAGTATACAAATGTATACAAAAAGTGCACTATATGCTCCTGCAGATAGTCCTAATTTGTCAATTGCCTTTGCAAACAGATCTGCTTCTTTATTTTATCTAAATAGGTATAAT GATTGTATAAAGGATATTGCATTAGCAGTTTCGTTAAATTATCCTAAACAGTTAtgtcataaaatatatttacgtGAATTACATTGTTACTTGAAATTGGGCAAAAAGCAATTGGCAAAAGAAACAGttcttaaaatacaaaaaatggtTCATGATCCTACCTATGAAATTACGCCTGCAATGAAAG aaagtattgacaaaaatatttctgaaataacATTTTCTGACTCAACCATTCAATCTGAAGAACAATATACTTGTGATTTGTCGAAagtaaaatctcaaattatatttgaagaaaataaaaattttccaaatgcaTCTGCAAGCATAgatataaaatacaatgaaGAAGTAGGAAGGCACGTTGTagcaaataaatttatcaataaagGTGAAATCCTTTTTGTGGAAAAGCCTATAAGTATTGTACTAATACCTAATGAATCAATAAGTGATCGTTGTCATAACTGCAATTGTTTCATTGGGGATATTCCCATTCC atGTAAAACATGTTTATATACCTATTGTGGTGAAAAATGCTTAAATGAGGCATGGTCATTGTACCATTGTTGGGAATGTCCAGGAAGCCAAATGCGTCTTTGGGGACAAGTAGGAATAACACATTTAGCATCAAAAGTTCTATTTAATTGTTCAACTATGTCAGACAAGATCAGATTTAATCAACTACAAAATCTAGTTagtcattttgataaaattCCTGATGCTGATTTAAGGGTGAATGGAATT GCAGCTATGATGCTTACTATTTATTTGTCAGAATATACTAATTTTTTTGAAACAACTAATCTTGAGAATTgtttaattagtaaattttctgATAATGCATTTaactcaaattttaatatatcgaCAAAAATTGGCAAACATCTGTACGTTAGTTCTTTATTATTGCGATATATCCATCAACTCACAGTTAATGCAGcaggaattatacattcaaacgTAATCGAAGACGATGTGCAAATAAACATCGTGGCTACAGGAATTTACCCTTCTGCCAGTATGATGAACCATTCATGTAAtcctaatattattaaaat ttATATGGATCAATATTTGATCGTCAGAGCTGTGGAAGATATTTTTCCAactgaagaaatttttaattcttatg TGGCAACTTATAGGTACAAAAAAACAAAAGCCAGACAAAAACTATTggaattgtattattttagttGTAAGTGTGAGGCTTGTACTGTACCAGAACTAAAATATTTTgtg gaAACTTGTAATGCCAAAAAGTGTTTAAAATGTAATGGTGCACTGTGTCAAATGCAGCATAATGTATTCTGTATAAGTTGTGGTGACACATCACAACATTATGAGAAAACTAAAGTAATACAAGCCAAACAGCTATATAAAAAAGCACAAAATTCAATAAGTTCAGGAGAATCACTAACAGCATTATTCCAAATAGAGGAATGTTTACGTATCAGAAAAACAGTGTTGTATGAATATAATCAGAAAATCTTAGATTGTTGGGCTTTAAAGAGAAATGTACTTTTTAGAAGAGGTTTGTATGATcaaaat gtcAAATGTTGGATGTCATAA
- the LOC100883575 gene encoding protein-lysine N-methyltransferase SMYD4 isoform X1 — MEWQGVLRVLRLLGKIDNKSQENKIKREDELMIQLLGDESIKKILCSWLEKLNSERDVKSIEKAEEFKKNGNKHFQMKQYNESIQMYTKSALYAPADSPNLSIAFANRSASLFYLNRYNDCIKDIALAVSLNYPKQLCHKIYLRELHCYLKLGKKQLAKETVLKIQKMVHDPTYEITPAMKESIDKNISEITFSDSTIQSEEQYTCDLSKVKSQIIFEENKNFPNASASIDIKYNEEVGRHVVANKFINKGEILFVEKPISIVLIPNESISDRCHNCNCFIGDIPIPCKTCLYTYCGEKCLNEAWSLYHCWECPGSQMRLWGQVGITHLASKVLFNCSTMSDKIRFNQLQNLVSHFDKIPDADLRVNGIAAMMLTIYLSEYTNFFETTNLENCLISKFSDNAFNSNFNISTKIGKHLYVSSLLLRYIHQLTVNAAGIIHSNVIEDDVQINIVATGIYPSASMMNHSCNPNIIKIYMDQYLIVRAVEDIFPTEEIFNSYVATYRYKKTKARQKLLELYYFSCKCEACTVPELKYFVETCNAKKCLKCNGALCQMQHNVFCISCGDTSQHYEKTKVIQAKQLYKKAQNSISSGESLTALFQIEECLRIRKTVLYEYNQKILDCWALKRNVLFRRGQMLDVIIHTDLLISILKERYEYNSLEVLNVLNTCINYCLYYLQKILQLNTVPQCRDVLDGTERHLNMLEEIANFMYGSWSKFYEDIKRNKEMLRVIRSKLLLKCNFNI; from the exons ATGGAGTGGCAAGGAGTATTAAGAGTTCTTAGATTGCTCGGAAAAATAGACAATAAGtcacaagaaaataaaataaaacgcgAAGATGAATTGATGATACAACTATTGGGTGATGAAAGCATAAA aaaaattttatgCTCATGGTTGGAAAAACTTAATAGCGAAAGAGATGTTAAGAGTATTGAAAAAGCAgaagaatttaagaaaaacgGAAATAAACACTTTCAAATGAAACAATATAATGAAAGTATACAAATGTATACAAAAAGTGCACTATATGCTCCTGCAGATAGTCCTAATTTGTCAATTGCCTTTGCAAACAGATCTGCTTCTTTATTTTATCTAAATAGGTATAAT GATTGTATAAAGGATATTGCATTAGCAGTTTCGTTAAATTATCCTAAACAGTTAtgtcataaaatatatttacgtGAATTACATTGTTACTTGAAATTGGGCAAAAAGCAATTGGCAAAAGAAACAGttcttaaaatacaaaaaatggtTCATGATCCTACCTATGAAATTACGCCTGCAATGAAAG aaagtattgacaaaaatatttctgaaataacATTTTCTGACTCAACCATTCAATCTGAAGAACAATATACTTGTGATTTGTCGAAagtaaaatctcaaattatatttgaagaaaataaaaattttccaaatgcaTCTGCAAGCATAgatataaaatacaatgaaGAAGTAGGAAGGCACGTTGTagcaaataaatttatcaataaagGTGAAATCCTTTTTGTGGAAAAGCCTATAAGTATTGTACTAATACCTAATGAATCAATAAGTGATCGTTGTCATAACTGCAATTGTTTCATTGGGGATATTCCCATTCC atGTAAAACATGTTTATATACCTATTGTGGTGAAAAATGCTTAAATGAGGCATGGTCATTGTACCATTGTTGGGAATGTCCAGGAAGCCAAATGCGTCTTTGGGGACAAGTAGGAATAACACATTTAGCATCAAAAGTTCTATTTAATTGTTCAACTATGTCAGACAAGATCAGATTTAATCAACTACAAAATCTAGTTagtcattttgataaaattCCTGATGCTGATTTAAGGGTGAATGGAATT GCAGCTATGATGCTTACTATTTATTTGTCAGAATATACTAATTTTTTTGAAACAACTAATCTTGAGAATTgtttaattagtaaattttctgATAATGCATTTaactcaaattttaatatatcgaCAAAAATTGGCAAACATCTGTACGTTAGTTCTTTATTATTGCGATATATCCATCAACTCACAGTTAATGCAGcaggaattatacattcaaacgTAATCGAAGACGATGTGCAAATAAACATCGTGGCTACAGGAATTTACCCTTCTGCCAGTATGATGAACCATTCATGTAAtcctaatattattaaaat ttATATGGATCAATATTTGATCGTCAGAGCTGTGGAAGATATTTTTCCAactgaagaaatttttaattcttatg TGGCAACTTATAGGTACAAAAAAACAAAAGCCAGACAAAAACTATTggaattgtattattttagttGTAAGTGTGAGGCTTGTACTGTACCAGAACTAAAATATTTTgtg gaAACTTGTAATGCCAAAAAGTGTTTAAAATGTAATGGTGCACTGTGTCAAATGCAGCATAATGTATTCTGTATAAGTTGTGGTGACACATCACAACATTATGAGAAAACTAAAGTAATACAAGCCAAACAGCTATATAAAAAAGCACAAAATTCAATAAGTTCAGGAGAATCACTAACAGCATTATTCCAAATAGAGGAATGTTTACGTATCAGAAAAACAGTGTTGTATGAATATAATCAGAAAATCTTAGATTGTTGGGCTTTAAAGAGAAATGTACTTTTTAGAAGAG gtcAAATGTTGGATGTCATAATACATACAGATCTTTTAATTAGTATACTCAAGGAAAGATATGAGTATAATAGTTTAGAAGTTCTTAATGTACTTAATACTTGTATAAACTATTGTCTGtactatttacaaaaaatacttCAGTTAAATACTGTACCGCAGTGCAG agATGTACTAGATGGAACTGAAAGACATTTAAATATGCTGGAAGAGATTGCAAATTTCATGTATGGTAGTTGGAGTAAATTTTATGAGgatataaaaagaaacaaagaaatGTTGCGTGTTATCCGAAGTAAActattattaaaatgtaattttaatatttaa
- the LOC100878022 gene encoding putative RNA-binding protein EEED8.10 isoform X1, which yields MNDYIEEYFFDNLHHCSLLEDTSFACADLLPVTEDGVPIRKLFISNLAERTTYKDLIKLFSEYGDVESCYLQRNQGNQGKSSNYAFLTFNSVEAAIRARYEEGIRLHNRNLKVVPADSWHQPDNIENQYYNSKDKYKTEKKQSNEQCNQDYVQNDITDICIQTLNDDCLMHIFLQLPIVDRIRIERVCKRWRALSQESWRSVKRLDLSYLMWGSLPSIKRREINTGTLRKVLLRCGRFLNEISLSQIPRQLNQSTLTIVGKLCPNLQRIDVTDLTVSASGINSLTNNCHDITRLSLGSTTHICDMDLQKLFEVNPKLRYFKVVYGKICGRCLAYLPSETMEEIVLESCTYLQEHFLSQAIAKLQNLKSLTIHKCVDISGNVIQAICTHCTNLKTLELSSISFLIQSNDMLHITQLCNLEVLKISMNIVVMDELLTNLALKCLRLTYVDIAECFFVTNVGVAAIATLPKLEVLIMNYLQIITDMNLRDMSNLKRLECRGCKFTDKTMTELIGSAPRLELLDLSGCRGITNLTLNKAATVTINRTNNTILKIFVGGTSVNLNMFDKVSPFLQVVNVNLSRRNSFCTPFVPQ from the exons ATGAACGATTACATCGAAGAATATTTTTTTGATAATTTACATCATTGTTCACTTCTTGAAG ATACATCGTTTGCGTGTGCGGATTTATTACCTGTAACCGAAGATGGTGTGCcaattagaaaattgtttattagCAATTTAGCAGAAAGA ACTACGTACAAAGatcttattaaattattttctgaatatGGGGATGTTGAAAGTTGTTACTTGCAAAGAAATCAAGGAAATCAGGGAAAATCAAGTAACTATGCATTTCTTACTTTCAACAGTGTAGAAGCGGCTATAAG AGCTAGATATGAGGAAGGAATAAGATTGcataatagaaatttaaaagttgtaCCAGCTGACTCTTGGCATCAACCAGATAACATagaaaatcaatattataattCTAAAGATAAGTATAAAACTGAGAAGAAACAATCAAATGAACAATGTAATCAAGATTACGTGCAAAATGATATTACAGATATTTgtattcaaactttaaatgatgACTGTTTAATGCATATCTTTCTTCAGTTGCCAATTGTAGATAGAATTAGAATAGAAAGAG taTGTAAAAGATGGAGAGCATTGAGTCAGGAATCTTGGCGTAGTGTAAAAAGACTGGatttgtcatatttgatgtgGGGTTCCTTGCCCAGTATAAAGCGAAGGGAAATTAATACCGGAACTCTTCGCAAAGTATTATTACGATGTGgtcgttttttaaatgaaataagttTGTCACAAATACCTCGTCAATTAAATCAAAGTACACTGACCATAGTTGGGAAATTATGTCCAAATTTACAAAGAATTGATGTAACTGATCTCACTGTTTCTGCATCTGGTATAAACTCGTTAACAAACAATTGTCATGATATCACTAGACTTAGTCTTGGTTCAACCACTCATATCTGTGATATggatttgcaaaaattatttgaagtaaATCCGAAATTGCGTTATTTCAAAGTGGTCTATGGTAAAATATGTGGAAGATGTTTAGCTTATTTACCTTCAGAAACAATGGAAGAAATTGTTTTGGAAAGCTGTACCTATCTTCAAGAACATTTCCTATCAcag gcaattgcaaaattacaaaatttgaaatctctcACAATTCACAAATGTGTGGACATTTCTGGCAATGTCATTCAAGCTATTTGTACAcattgtacaaatttaaaaacattagAGCTTTCTAGTATATCATTTTTGATACAGTCCAATGATATGTTACACATAACACAGTTGTGTAATCTTGAAGTTCTAAAAATCAGTATGAACATAGTTGTCATGGATGAACTTCTTACTAATTTGGCATTAAAATGTTTACGTCTTACTTATGTAGATATTGCTG AATGTTTTTTTGTCACAAACGTTGGTGTAGCAGCTATAGCAACATTACCAAAATTAGAAGtattaataatgaattatttgcaaataataaCGGACATGAATTTGCGAGATATGAGTAATCTGAAAAGATTAGAATGTCGTGGCTGCAAATTTACAGATAAAACTATGACAGAACTTATTGGATCTGCACCTCGGTTAGAATTGCTAGATTTATCAGGGTGCCGTGGTATCACAAATTTAACATTAAACAAAGCTGCAACAGTTACAATTAATCGAACTaacaatacaattttaaaaatattcgttgGTGGAACTTCTGTAAATCTTAATATGTTTGATAAAGTATCCCCATTTTTGCAAGTAGTTAATGTAAATCTTTCTAGGCGTAACTCATTTTGTACACCATTTGTACCTCAATAA
- the LOC100878022 gene encoding putative RNA-binding protein EEED8.10 isoform X2 gives MTTYKDLIKLFSEYGDVESCYLQRNQGNQGKSSNYAFLTFNSVEAAIRARYEEGIRLHNRNLKVVPADSWHQPDNIENQYYNSKDKYKTEKKQSNEQCNQDYVQNDITDICIQTLNDDCLMHIFLQLPIVDRIRIERVCKRWRALSQESWRSVKRLDLSYLMWGSLPSIKRREINTGTLRKVLLRCGRFLNEISLSQIPRQLNQSTLTIVGKLCPNLQRIDVTDLTVSASGINSLTNNCHDITRLSLGSTTHICDMDLQKLFEVNPKLRYFKVVYGKICGRCLAYLPSETMEEIVLESCTYLQEHFLSQAIAKLQNLKSLTIHKCVDISGNVIQAICTHCTNLKTLELSSISFLIQSNDMLHITQLCNLEVLKISMNIVVMDELLTNLALKCLRLTYVDIAECFFVTNVGVAAIATLPKLEVLIMNYLQIITDMNLRDMSNLKRLECRGCKFTDKTMTELIGSAPRLELLDLSGCRGITNLTLNKAATVTINRTNNTILKIFVGGTSVNLNMFDKVSPFLQVVNVNLSRRNSFCTPFVPQ, from the exons ATG ACTACGTACAAAGatcttattaaattattttctgaatatGGGGATGTTGAAAGTTGTTACTTGCAAAGAAATCAAGGAAATCAGGGAAAATCAAGTAACTATGCATTTCTTACTTTCAACAGTGTAGAAGCGGCTATAAG AGCTAGATATGAGGAAGGAATAAGATTGcataatagaaatttaaaagttgtaCCAGCTGACTCTTGGCATCAACCAGATAACATagaaaatcaatattataattCTAAAGATAAGTATAAAACTGAGAAGAAACAATCAAATGAACAATGTAATCAAGATTACGTGCAAAATGATATTACAGATATTTgtattcaaactttaaatgatgACTGTTTAATGCATATCTTTCTTCAGTTGCCAATTGTAGATAGAATTAGAATAGAAAGAG taTGTAAAAGATGGAGAGCATTGAGTCAGGAATCTTGGCGTAGTGTAAAAAGACTGGatttgtcatatttgatgtgGGGTTCCTTGCCCAGTATAAAGCGAAGGGAAATTAATACCGGAACTCTTCGCAAAGTATTATTACGATGTGgtcgttttttaaatgaaataagttTGTCACAAATACCTCGTCAATTAAATCAAAGTACACTGACCATAGTTGGGAAATTATGTCCAAATTTACAAAGAATTGATGTAACTGATCTCACTGTTTCTGCATCTGGTATAAACTCGTTAACAAACAATTGTCATGATATCACTAGACTTAGTCTTGGTTCAACCACTCATATCTGTGATATggatttgcaaaaattatttgaagtaaATCCGAAATTGCGTTATTTCAAAGTGGTCTATGGTAAAATATGTGGAAGATGTTTAGCTTATTTACCTTCAGAAACAATGGAAGAAATTGTTTTGGAAAGCTGTACCTATCTTCAAGAACATTTCCTATCAcag gcaattgcaaaattacaaaatttgaaatctctcACAATTCACAAATGTGTGGACATTTCTGGCAATGTCATTCAAGCTATTTGTACAcattgtacaaatttaaaaacattagAGCTTTCTAGTATATCATTTTTGATACAGTCCAATGATATGTTACACATAACACAGTTGTGTAATCTTGAAGTTCTAAAAATCAGTATGAACATAGTTGTCATGGATGAACTTCTTACTAATTTGGCATTAAAATGTTTACGTCTTACTTATGTAGATATTGCTG AATGTTTTTTTGTCACAAACGTTGGTGTAGCAGCTATAGCAACATTACCAAAATTAGAAGtattaataatgaattatttgcaaataataaCGGACATGAATTTGCGAGATATGAGTAATCTGAAAAGATTAGAATGTCGTGGCTGCAAATTTACAGATAAAACTATGACAGAACTTATTGGATCTGCACCTCGGTTAGAATTGCTAGATTTATCAGGGTGCCGTGGTATCACAAATTTAACATTAAACAAAGCTGCAACAGTTACAATTAATCGAACTaacaatacaattttaaaaatattcgttgGTGGAACTTCTGTAAATCTTAATATGTTTGATAAAGTATCCCCATTTTTGCAAGTAGTTAATGTAAATCTTTCTAGGCGTAACTCATTTTGTACACCATTTGTACCTCAATAA